One region of Lathamus discolor isolate bLatDis1 chromosome 2, bLatDis1.hap1, whole genome shotgun sequence genomic DNA includes:
- the COMMD3 gene encoding COMM domain-containing protein 3 isoform X2, protein MELSAYAQGGWRLLGDPRRFPRRAYCALLRAALRSLLLGHCREGLDDPDLKDIDPTVLKHCHAAAVMCILEAGKQKADISAISTCLEDCKLDKERIEQFCTEYQKNKDALEILLGSIGRSPLHITDVSWSLEYQIKNNQLHKTYQPSYLVTLNVEENSDSGSHPDVSFSCTMEQLQDLVGKLKDAAKSLERASQM, encoded by the exons ATGGAGCTGTCGGCGTACGCGCAGGGAGGGTGGCGGCTGCTGGGCGACCCCCGGCGCTTCCCCCGCCGCGCTTACTGCGCTCTGCTCCGCGCCGCCCTCCGCAGCCTCCTCCTAGGGCACTGCCGGGAAGGGTTGG ACGATCCGGACCTGAAAGATATTGACCCCACGGTATTAAAACATTGCCATGCTGCGGCTGTCATGTGTATTctggaggcaggaaagcagaaagccGACATATCTGCTATAAG CACATGTCTAGAAGACTGTAAACTGGATAAAGAGAGAATAGAACAGTTTTGCACCGAATATCAG aaaaacaaGGATGCGTTGGAAATCCTATTGGGAAG CATAGGCAGATCTCCTCTCCATATAACTGATGTGTCTTGGAGCTTGGAATATCAGATCAAG AACAATCAACTTCATAAAACTTACCAGCCTTCCTACTTGGTGACCTTAAATGTAGAGGAG aacagtGATTCAGGATCACACCCAGATGTTAGCTTTAGTTGCACGATGGAGCAGTTACAG GATTTAGTTGGAAAACTAAAAGATGCTGCAAAAAGTCTAGAAAGAGCGTCTCAGATGTGA
- the COMMD3 gene encoding COMM domain-containing protein 3 isoform X1: MELSAYAQGGWRLLGDPRRFPRRAYCALLRAALRSLLLGHCREGLDDPDLKDIDPTVLKHCHAAAVMCILEAGKQKADISAISTCLEDCKLDKERIEQFCTEYQKNKDALEILLGSIGRSPLHITDVSWSLEYQIKNNQLHKTYQPSYLVTLNVEENSDSGSHPDVSFSCTMEQLQKLDQWFKCGVIESRERTEGSSVV; this comes from the exons ATGGAGCTGTCGGCGTACGCGCAGGGAGGGTGGCGGCTGCTGGGCGACCCCCGGCGCTTCCCCCGCCGCGCTTACTGCGCTCTGCTCCGCGCCGCCCTCCGCAGCCTCCTCCTAGGGCACTGCCGGGAAGGGTTGG ACGATCCGGACCTGAAAGATATTGACCCCACGGTATTAAAACATTGCCATGCTGCGGCTGTCATGTGTATTctggaggcaggaaagcagaaagccGACATATCTGCTATAAG CACATGTCTAGAAGACTGTAAACTGGATAAAGAGAGAATAGAACAGTTTTGCACCGAATATCAG aaaaacaaGGATGCGTTGGAAATCCTATTGGGAAG CATAGGCAGATCTCCTCTCCATATAACTGATGTGTCTTGGAGCTTGGAATATCAGATCAAG AACAATCAACTTCATAAAACTTACCAGCCTTCCTACTTGGTGACCTTAAATGTAGAGGAG aacagtGATTCAGGATCACACCCAGATGTTAGCTTTAGTTGCACGATGGAGCAGTTACAG AAGCTGGATCAGTGGTTTAAATGTGGCGTGATTGAAAGTAGAGAACGAACTGAAGGCTCTTCAGTGGTGTAA